A genomic segment from Roseibium algicola encodes:
- a CDS encoding caspase family protein, whose product MGLLSLPVGAALALPSAQAMAQTEDGRRVALVIGNQEYQYVTPLENPVTDTTEIARILREADFDVTIGTDLNKKDLEQVVRRFLRELNDGDTALFYYSGHALQVGESNFILPVDAKLSSQYDLEFESLKVSHLLDYMKAASSLQIVMLDACRDNPFEIASLFWGEEEYSLGKTRGLRRIPNKLGTFISYATRPGQVAYDGKGPMSPFTSSVVENALDPALEIKDLMTKVRDDVVRKTGGQQIPYEDSTLVTSFYFVPPKPAPIVTAHHRVSVSASAESVPISIPEPVQPEGGKLKAKLTLLPEKGTLKLPGGRAVAEGDVIDAAELASLEFFPEGTQPGDVELISYEVEDQWGGSASAIASITVAQAETPVQNEQVEENRTKRLEALLSWLGNTASKGAVEADIGTGPVNVYPDAPVEDLPATSDWLKVVSVDTDLQLASDNRLLQAGDRFPVSALATLTVRPQIGSESEARKFALELPAVEGTPARTITQIVQPRVTQCDRLATQPFDLQAVTEGRLANDLDAAAVDTACAEAMAAYPEIGRFVFQRGRGAFAAGNLQQAVGYFEQAYQMGHVRAGQVLGRMYFLGAGIDRDREKAVDLYRKAAERGDAYALHSLGMAEIKGEGTAQNEKDGLDKLLQSVEAGHTFSFNAIGGFYLNGQHVEENIDRAVYYYNRSASRNDIYGYLNMGTLYRDGKGVPQDYEAALGWFMKAHEGGHPAAGTAIGLLYYNGQGVEKNAEEATRWFRESAQRGDPWGAFNTAWMLGQQDGDAAGQDRVRMLAMAVAVEPSSQAAEQAKTALGDARKNLKAKVLQQTLTDLGFDPGPVDGQPGRKTREALADFFEASGRAPSEGDEALIALVKHQWEQNRPRYDLF is encoded by the coding sequence ATGGGCCTTCTGAGCCTGCCGGTGGGGGCTGCTCTTGCATTGCCTTCCGCCCAGGCGATGGCACAGACCGAGGACGGGCGCAGGGTTGCGCTGGTCATCGGCAACCAGGAATACCAGTATGTGACCCCGCTGGAAAATCCCGTTACGGACACGACGGAAATCGCCAGGATCCTTCGGGAGGCCGATTTTGATGTGACGATCGGCACGGACCTCAACAAGAAGGATCTGGAACAGGTCGTACGCCGGTTCCTGCGGGAACTGAACGACGGCGACACGGCGCTGTTCTACTATTCCGGTCATGCGCTTCAGGTTGGCGAATCCAATTTCATTCTTCCTGTCGACGCCAAACTGTCCTCTCAATACGACCTGGAATTCGAAAGCCTCAAGGTGTCCCATCTGTTGGACTACATGAAGGCCGCTTCCAGCCTGCAGATCGTCATGCTTGACGCCTGCCGGGACAACCCGTTCGAAATCGCAAGCCTGTTTTGGGGCGAGGAAGAATATTCGCTCGGAAAGACCAGAGGGCTGCGCCGGATTCCGAACAAGCTCGGCACATTCATCTCCTATGCCACACGTCCTGGTCAGGTTGCCTACGACGGCAAGGGGCCGATGAGCCCGTTCACCTCTTCTGTGGTCGAAAATGCTCTTGATCCGGCGCTCGAGATCAAGGACCTGATGACCAAGGTTCGCGATGACGTGGTTCGCAAGACCGGCGGCCAGCAGATCCCATATGAGGATTCAACGCTCGTCACCAGCTTCTATTTCGTACCGCCCAAACCGGCTCCGATCGTGACTGCTCATCACAGGGTCAGTGTATCTGCATCGGCTGAATCCGTCCCGATCAGCATCCCCGAACCGGTTCAGCCGGAAGGTGGAAAGCTGAAGGCGAAGCTCACCTTGCTACCTGAAAAAGGTACCTTGAAGCTGCCGGGAGGCCGGGCCGTTGCCGAAGGGGACGTGATAGATGCGGCAGAGCTTGCCAGTCTCGAGTTCTTTCCGGAAGGCACCCAACCCGGCGACGTGGAACTGATCTCCTACGAGGTAGAGGACCAATGGGGTGGTTCTGCATCCGCGATCGCCTCAATTACGGTCGCACAGGCCGAAACGCCGGTGCAAAACGAGCAGGTGGAGGAAAACCGCACAAAGCGGCTTGAAGCTCTCCTGTCATGGCTGGGCAACACGGCCTCAAAGGGAGCGGTAGAAGCTGATATCGGCACCGGCCCCGTAAACGTCTATCCGGATGCGCCTGTCGAGGATCTGCCGGCAACAAGCGATTGGCTGAAGGTTGTCTCTGTCGATACGGACCTGCAGCTTGCTTCCGACAACCGATTGCTGCAGGCCGGCGACCGTTTTCCTGTTTCTGCGCTCGCGACGTTGACCGTCCGTCCGCAGATCGGCAGCGAAAGCGAAGCGCGGAAATTTGCTCTGGAATTGCCGGCTGTCGAAGGAACGCCCGCCAGAACCATCACGCAGATCGTTCAACCCCGTGTAACGCAGTGCGATCGCCTGGCAACCCAGCCTTTCGATTTGCAGGCGGTTACGGAAGGACGGCTCGCCAATGATCTTGATGCGGCGGCTGTGGATACGGCCTGCGCCGAAGCGATGGCTGCCTACCCGGAGATCGGCCGGTTCGTCTTCCAGCGCGGTCGTGGAGCATTTGCCGCCGGTAACCTGCAACAGGCTGTCGGTTACTTTGAACAAGCCTACCAGATGGGACATGTTCGTGCCGGCCAGGTGCTGGGGCGCATGTATTTCCTGGGTGCCGGGATCGATCGTGACCGTGAGAAGGCTGTCGACCTATACCGCAAGGCTGCGGAGCGGGGAGACGCCTATGCTCTGCATTCGCTTGGTATGGCCGAGATCAAGGGCGAAGGCACGGCCCAGAACGAAAAGGACGGCCTGGACAAACTGCTGCAGTCGGTGGAGGCAGGCCACACGTTCTCGTTCAATGCCATTGGTGGCTTCTACCTGAATGGCCAGCACGTGGAAGAAAACATCGACCGCGCCGTTTATTACTACAATCGCTCGGCATCGCGGAACGACATTTATGGCTACCTGAACATGGGGACGCTGTACCGCGATGGTAAAGGTGTGCCGCAGGACTATGAAGCAGCGCTTGGCTGGTTCATGAAAGCACATGAAGGCGGGCACCCCGCCGCAGGCACGGCCATCGGACTGCTTTACTACAATGGCCAGGGTGTTGAGAAAAACGCGGAAGAGGCAACTCGCTGGTTCCGTGAAAGTGCCCAGCGCGGAGATCCCTGGGGTGCATTCAACACCGCGTGGATGCTTGGCCAGCAAGATGGCGATGCCGCAGGCCAGGACCGTGTTCGCATGCTTGCCATGGCTGTGGCTGTTGAACCGTCTTCGCAGGCTGCCGAGCAGGCAAAGACCGCTCTCGGCGATGCGCGGAAAAACCTCAAGGCAAAGGTGTTGCAACAGACCCTGACCGATCTCGGTTTCGATCCAGGACCGGTTGACGGGCAGCCGGGACGGAAAACCCGTGAAGCCCTGGCCGACTTCTTTGAAGCCTCTGGACGGGCGCCTTCCGAAGGCGATGAGGCCCTGATTGCACTGGTAAAGCATCAGTGGGAACAGAACCGTCCCAGATATGATCTGTTTTAA
- a CDS encoding adenylate/guanylate cyclase domain-containing protein, translating to MTDRLFQIKALMDNKEQAGPAPVVVVGLDQKALNSDRLAPIPRVLMTPVLAEAGQAMLNAGAVALGYDFVFAYSADGFVDPSTGEARLKGFDLAFQRFLYQNRGKVFIAHTEIGVPQRMFSAAAGEGGVRSVIVSTDSDGVVRRHEPHSPLTASPHLIDALLGIAGVELAETYIPVPSARLATSVPYLSLIDVLQLLESEEGRQELARFAEGRIVLFGGLLPYEDEHLFSDRFLPHLPEELAETGPSGRPRVQPQTAGVFVLADFIGSPIAGRIVTEPPAGLVPAFAVIFAVVGALAGLSLPLVVLPVVAVGGVLCGLGVSLGSMELGMFPSPGVAPVAFVTATIIAAVGKVGILQRRQRSLVRLFGHYLAPDVIKLMASSEQLPALGGETRHVVVAFIDIVGFTKMSEKLADKDVVRVVNSCFDRIGQVITAHQGYIDKYIGDAIMAVWNAPNTVEHPEKSAVDAATEIINLLDRLREITGQPPLDLRIALNAGPVLVGDIGGEHRRSFTVMGTTVNTASRVESVAKDHKVRLAVSQSVAEKLPSSYPVAEIWKGQLRGLSSDIIVYTLDLPEMYMEPEEKRTIARQEQDRSKLVTFPRS from the coding sequence GTGACAGACCGCCTGTTCCAGATCAAGGCCCTCATGGACAACAAGGAGCAGGCAGGTCCTGCACCTGTTGTCGTGGTCGGTCTTGATCAAAAAGCGCTTAACTCCGACCGGTTGGCACCAATACCGCGGGTTCTGATGACCCCGGTTCTGGCAGAGGCCGGACAAGCCATGTTGAATGCCGGCGCGGTGGCGCTGGGCTATGACTTTGTATTTGCCTATAGTGCGGACGGCTTTGTGGATCCCAGCACCGGCGAAGCCAGATTGAAAGGCTTTGACCTGGCATTTCAGCGATTCCTCTATCAGAACCGCGGCAAGGTGTTCATTGCTCACACCGAAATAGGCGTCCCTCAACGCATGTTTTCCGCTGCAGCCGGTGAGGGCGGTGTCAGGTCGGTTATCGTTTCAACTGACAGCGACGGTGTGGTGCGACGACACGAGCCGCATTCACCTCTCACCGCTTCTCCACATCTGATCGATGCGCTTTTGGGTATCGCAGGTGTCGAGTTAGCTGAAACCTACATTCCGGTGCCATCCGCCCGCCTCGCGACGTCCGTTCCGTATCTTTCGCTTATCGACGTTCTACAGCTTCTGGAAAGTGAAGAGGGCAGGCAAGAGCTTGCCCGTTTTGCAGAAGGCCGCATCGTACTGTTCGGCGGGCTGTTGCCCTATGAAGACGAGCATCTTTTTTCAGACCGTTTCCTGCCTCATCTGCCGGAAGAACTAGCGGAAACGGGGCCAAGCGGGCGACCACGCGTACAGCCGCAAACCGCCGGTGTATTTGTACTGGCCGATTTCATCGGCTCGCCTATCGCCGGAAGGATCGTGACCGAGCCCCCCGCTGGCCTTGTCCCCGCATTTGCAGTCATCTTTGCCGTGGTTGGCGCGCTCGCAGGTCTGTCGCTTCCGCTGGTCGTCTTACCGGTTGTGGCTGTCGGCGGAGTGCTTTGCGGACTGGGGGTGAGCCTTGGCAGTATGGAGCTCGGCATGTTTCCTTCGCCAGGCGTTGCTCCGGTTGCCTTCGTCACCGCGACAATCATCGCGGCTGTCGGGAAGGTTGGCATCCTGCAGCGCCGGCAGAGGTCTCTGGTGAGGCTCTTCGGTCACTACCTTGCCCCGGATGTCATCAAGCTGATGGCGAGTTCTGAACAGTTGCCGGCGCTTGGTGGGGAAACCCGGCATGTCGTCGTGGCCTTCATCGATATCGTGGGCTTCACCAAGATGTCGGAAAAGCTCGCCGATAAGGATGTGGTACGCGTGGTCAATTCCTGTTTTGACAGAATCGGACAGGTGATCACTGCTCACCAAGGGTATATCGACAAGTATATCGGCGATGCGATCATGGCGGTCTGGAACGCACCCAATACGGTTGAGCATCCCGAAAAATCGGCTGTCGATGCCGCAACAGAAATCATTAACCTGCTAGACAGATTGCGCGAAATCACCGGACAACCGCCGCTGGACCTGCGCATAGCCCTTAACGCCGGACCGGTTCTGGTCGGCGACATCGGTGGTGAGCATCGCCGTTCCTTCACAGTCATGGGCACCACCGTCAACACGGCAAGCCGGGTCGAATCCGTTGCCAAGGACCACAAGGTTCGTCTCGCAGTCAGTCAATCGGTCGCCGAGAAACTGCCTTCGTCCTATCCGGTTGCTGAGATCTGGAAGGGACAATTGCGCGGTCTCAGTTCCGACATCATCGTTTACACTCTGGATCTACCTGAAATGTACATGGAACCGGAAGAAAAACGGACGATCGCGCGGCAGGAACAGGACAGGAGTAAGCTGGTCACGTTTCCGCGCTCCTGA
- a CDS encoding caspase family protein, giving the protein MNVPFGLASGRYFWARMCGLFLIAVSFGSTAEAGQWRALVVGVDAYQHVSPLKGAVNDARDIAETLTAAGVTDLTTLYDADASRQAILSSWQDLISRADADDVLVLSYAGHGAQEPEWVKGSEEDGMDEVFLLAGFDIAAPGNGERLRDDDIAAMLRAAGGRSVLVLADSCHSGTMTRSVDPRITRLGTRLVGLPPFENDALRSQPLPPMLARNAQQSGDVQDLPNVIYVGATVDGQVIPELMIAGEPRGALSWAFARGVEGRADLDRDGGISMEELSLFLKETVRVATEGRQSPSLTMSGDSRAAVLPRVNEQIFAHENGVLTLSASTNAATPVLQQLAGKQEGRLKVVEDGTADLFWDVEEGDVLTKFGDVVLRGKATNIDRFSDVVTKWGFLTDLYALSRERQPIEGTLQPSVGHIPEGDAFKVGLKSDQSGNMAVFALEADGTLRLLAPNKKADPLGKDTTVQAAKPYVLNLRAALPFGADHIVMVRAAKPMPQLVGVLAALDGKPLSAELTPKLLELIGQYADAVGIAGVYTEPAG; this is encoded by the coding sequence ATGAATGTTCCATTTGGCCTGGCGTCCGGACGATATTTCTGGGCCAGAATGTGCGGCCTGTTTCTTATTGCGGTGAGCTTTGGCTCGACAGCGGAAGCCGGACAGTGGCGAGCACTCGTTGTGGGCGTCGACGCCTATCAGCACGTTTCTCCCTTGAAGGGGGCGGTCAATGATGCGCGAGACATCGCCGAAACACTGACAGCTGCCGGTGTTACCGACCTGACCACGCTATACGATGCCGATGCGTCAAGGCAGGCAATCCTTTCGTCGTGGCAGGATCTCATTTCCCGCGCGGACGCTGATGATGTTCTTGTTTTGTCCTATGCTGGGCACGGGGCGCAGGAGCCCGAGTGGGTAAAGGGTTCGGAAGAAGACGGCATGGACGAAGTCTTCCTTCTGGCCGGTTTCGATATTGCAGCTCCGGGTAATGGCGAGAGACTGCGAGACGATGACATCGCCGCAATGCTCCGGGCTGCTGGTGGACGCAGTGTTCTGGTTCTGGCAGATAGCTGCCACTCAGGCACAATGACCCGATCCGTGGACCCGCGTATCACGCGGCTGGGGACGCGGCTGGTTGGTTTACCACCGTTCGAGAACGACGCCCTTCGCTCTCAACCTCTTCCGCCCATGCTGGCCAGAAACGCGCAGCAGTCAGGCGATGTCCAGGACCTTCCCAACGTTATCTACGTAGGCGCTACTGTCGATGGACAGGTCATCCCGGAGCTTATGATTGCCGGTGAACCGCGCGGTGCCTTGAGCTGGGCCTTTGCGCGCGGTGTCGAGGGAAGGGCGGATCTGGATCGCGATGGCGGTATCTCAATGGAGGAGCTCAGCCTGTTTCTCAAGGAAACCGTGCGGGTCGCAACGGAGGGACGCCAGTCGCCCAGCCTGACCATGAGCGGTGACAGCCGCGCCGCTGTCCTGCCGCGTGTCAACGAGCAGATATTCGCACATGAAAACGGCGTCTTGACCCTGTCTGCGAGCACCAATGCTGCCACACCGGTATTGCAGCAGCTGGCCGGCAAACAGGAGGGCCGCCTCAAGGTCGTTGAAGATGGGACCGCGGATCTGTTCTGGGATGTGGAAGAAGGCGACGTCCTGACCAAATTTGGCGACGTGGTGCTGCGCGGCAAGGCGACCAACATCGACCGGTTTTCCGATGTTGTGACCAAATGGGGTTTTCTGACCGATCTTTATGCCTTGTCGCGTGAGCGCCAGCCTATTGAAGGAACACTCCAGCCGTCAGTCGGGCATATCCCTGAAGGAGATGCGTTCAAGGTTGGTCTTAAATCGGACCAGTCAGGCAATATGGCCGTGTTCGCGCTGGAAGCAGACGGCACGCTTCGTCTGCTTGCCCCCAACAAGAAAGCGGATCCGCTTGGCAAGGACACCACGGTTCAGGCAGCCAAGCCTTACGTGTTGAACTTGAGGGCTGCCCTGCCGTTCGGTGCGGACCATATCGTTATGGTACGGGCGGCCAAACCGATGCCTCAATTGGTCGGCGTATTGGCTGCACTCGATGGCAAACCTCTGAGCGCCGAGCTGACACCAAAATTGCTTGAGTTGATTGGCCAGTATGCAGATGCCGTGGGTATTGCCGGTGTCTACACGGAGCCTGCCGGCTGA
- a CDS encoding M23 family metallopeptidase produces the protein MAAPKRSPIVLYAAMAIGFLVLGGAAGGIAHLISSGAISLSPPEEIGLQDIAEAVSDSASPENAPQQDPDETAANDQALEQDVDDTALTNEEDLDVPADPFFDMALSAVIPLAGDPVLLKDGAANRRIDLSERPVPAAAIGDGAASVPSVAAYVLDSQMLDDDGNLVIRAPGSEADFQFGNFGGGDEAEGIVVEEDARPGDDGSPDLPVFLKPSTDTLNLYLTERPIGQGPSRVEVREEVAKAAPLKDFLKGKGFDEEVLDSLVEFVKDNFDKSDLIAGDKIAVRGVRMPNKVGRIGDYYRPVQISIYGREGYIGTAAYSVGRDGDGYVAGADPWFGKTIVEQKIAGEEATQPANSHRLIDGVYATAVRNAVPASIVGEAIAYLAPMTDLKRSIKPDERVTLVFTDSARDEKRGGGRVLFAGVRRGDDWSVRCYVLKAPGNRGFACVNEGGKVSLSGAMLVPVKGVLTSKFGMRFHPIKKTERLHAGVDWAAPTGTAIHAAFSGKVTYRDVRGGYGNFIELTHKDGITSRYAHMHEYADGIQLGSVVQAGDLIGYVGTTGLSTGPHLHFEIRHRGEPTDPLAFEMETGAEAPQSVGGKDLQEYRTVIADILSVQ, from the coding sequence GTGGCAGCTCCGAAACGGTCACCCATTGTGCTTTATGCTGCAATGGCCATCGGGTTCCTGGTGCTGGGTGGTGCTGCTGGCGGCATTGCCCATCTGATCTCCTCCGGCGCGATATCCTTGTCACCTCCCGAGGAAATCGGCTTACAGGATATCGCCGAAGCGGTGTCGGACAGCGCCTCTCCGGAAAATGCTCCGCAGCAAGATCCCGACGAAACCGCCGCCAATGACCAAGCCCTGGAACAGGATGTTGATGACACTGCGTTGACCAACGAAGAGGATCTCGATGTTCCGGCCGATCCTTTTTTCGACATGGCCCTCTCTGCTGTCATTCCGTTGGCGGGCGACCCGGTCCTTTTGAAGGATGGTGCCGCCAATCGGCGGATAGACTTGTCGGAGCGTCCAGTGCCAGCCGCTGCGATCGGGGACGGTGCTGCGTCGGTACCGTCTGTTGCCGCTTACGTGCTGGACAGCCAGATGCTGGACGATGACGGCAACCTTGTTATACGCGCACCAGGTAGTGAGGCGGACTTTCAGTTCGGCAATTTCGGGGGCGGGGATGAGGCCGAGGGCATAGTCGTTGAAGAAGATGCGCGGCCCGGGGACGATGGTTCTCCCGATTTGCCGGTGTTTCTGAAACCGTCAACGGACACGTTGAACCTCTATCTCACCGAGCGTCCCATCGGTCAGGGGCCCAGCCGGGTCGAAGTACGCGAGGAGGTAGCAAAAGCGGCTCCGCTCAAGGATTTCCTGAAAGGCAAAGGCTTCGACGAGGAAGTCCTGGATTCGCTGGTGGAATTCGTCAAGGACAACTTTGACAAAAGCGATTTGATCGCAGGCGACAAGATCGCGGTGCGTGGTGTTCGCATGCCGAACAAGGTAGGCCGGATTGGCGATTATTATCGGCCTGTCCAGATTTCGATCTACGGCCGTGAAGGGTATATCGGTACAGCCGCCTATTCGGTTGGGAGAGACGGAGACGGGTACGTAGCCGGCGCCGATCCCTGGTTTGGCAAGACGATCGTGGAACAGAAGATCGCGGGTGAGGAGGCAACTCAACCTGCCAACTCGCATCGCTTGATCGACGGTGTTTATGCCACTGCAGTCCGCAATGCCGTGCCCGCTTCTATCGTGGGCGAGGCAATCGCATATTTGGCGCCCATGACCGACCTGAAGCGGTCAATCAAACCAGATGAGAGAGTTACTCTGGTATTCACGGACAGTGCTCGAGACGAGAAGCGTGGCGGTGGCAGGGTGCTCTTTGCCGGTGTTCGGCGCGGGGACGACTGGTCCGTTCGCTGCTACGTGCTCAAAGCGCCGGGGAATCGCGGTTTTGCCTGTGTGAACGAAGGCGGCAAGGTCAGCTTGTCCGGCGCCATGCTTGTCCCGGTCAAAGGTGTTCTGACATCGAAGTTCGGCATGAGATTTCATCCGATCAAGAAAACGGAACGCCTGCATGCCGGTGTCGATTGGGCGGCCCCCACTGGAACCGCGATCCACGCGGCCTTTTCCGGAAAGGTCACCTATCGCGATGTTCGAGGCGGGTATGGCAATTTCATTGAACTCACCCACAAGGACGGAATTACCAGCCGCTACGCGCATATGCATGAATACGCCGATGGCATCCAGCTAGGGTCTGTGGTTCAGGCGGGTGATCTGATTGGTTACGTCGGAACTACGGGGCTTTCCACCGGACCGCACCTTCATTTCGAAATCAGGCACAGGGGAGAGCCGACAGACCCGCTGGCCTTTGAAATGGAGACGGGAGCGGAAGCACCGCAGTCTGTCGGGGGCAAGGATCTGCAGGAATACCGGACGGTGATTGCCGACATTTTGAGCGTGCAGTGA
- a CDS encoding PAAR domain-containing protein: MTRPAARLGDFHMCPMTPIPPGLPIAPPCKINVLIGKRPAARMTDLCVCVGPPPANVDPIIMGSLTVLIGSLPAARIGDPTAKGGAITTGEFTVLIGG, translated from the coding sequence ATGACCAGACCAGCTGCCCGCCTGGGCGATTTTCATATGTGCCCGATGACACCCATTCCACCGGGGTTGCCAATTGCGCCGCCATGCAAGATCAACGTCCTGATCGGCAAGCGTCCTGCAGCCAGAATGACGGACCTTTGCGTGTGTGTCGGGCCTCCGCCGGCAAATGTCGACCCCATTATCATGGGGTCGCTGACTGTTCTTATCGGAAGTTTGCCCGCGGCCCGCATTGGCGATCCGACAGCCAAGGGTGGCGCGATCACGACAGGGGAATTTACCGTTCTTATCGGGGGCTGA
- a CDS encoding ornithine cyclodeaminase family protein — protein sequence MLLLTEDQTRDALPYPDLIDALAKMFRSGCVMPTRHHHDMEIPGEPDATVLLMPAWVPGGYAGVKVVNVVPGNSERNLPAISAQYLLSDARTGEMLALIDGGELTARRTAAASALAASYLARSDARHLLVLGTGRLAPNLIAAHMAVRSIDEVTIWGRSREKTEEVVRSLADQFPVKLKSATSLKEALGEADIVSAATLSSEPLIKGALLKPGTHVDLVGAFKPSMRESDDDLVKRAEIFVDTRDGCLSEGGDIVQPIKAGVLSPGEIKADLYELCRGDHPGRQSEEAITMFKSVGAALEDLAGAILAYQSVEH from the coding sequence ATGCTGCTTTTGACCGAAGACCAGACCCGCGATGCGTTGCCATATCCTGATCTGATAGACGCTTTGGCAAAGATGTTCCGGTCTGGCTGCGTGATGCCAACCCGCCACCATCATGACATGGAAATACCCGGTGAACCCGATGCGACTGTGCTGCTGATGCCGGCCTGGGTGCCGGGCGGATATGCGGGCGTAAAGGTGGTCAATGTGGTTCCGGGCAATTCGGAGCGCAATCTTCCCGCAATTTCTGCGCAATACCTTTTGTCGGATGCACGAACCGGAGAGATGCTCGCGCTTATCGACGGTGGCGAATTGACAGCCAGGCGCACCGCAGCGGCCTCCGCACTTGCGGCCAGCTACCTGGCTCGCTCCGACGCGCGGCATCTGCTGGTACTCGGCACCGGGCGCCTTGCTCCCAATCTGATCGCCGCGCATATGGCCGTTCGTTCCATTGACGAAGTCACCATCTGGGGGCGGTCCAGGGAAAAGACGGAAGAAGTCGTGCGCTCGCTTGCCGACCAGTTCCCGGTGAAACTGAAGTCAGCAACAAGTTTGAAGGAAGCGCTTGGGGAAGCGGATATCGTCAGTGCCGCAACTCTCTCTTCCGAACCCTTGATCAAGGGTGCCTTGTTGAAGCCGGGAACGCATGTGGATCTTGTGGGGGCCTTCAAGCCCAGCATGCGCGAGAGTGACGACGATCTTGTCAAGCGGGCAGAGATCTTCGTGGACACCCGCGATGGGTGCCTTTCCGAAGGTGGAGATATCGTTCAGCCGATCAAGGCCGGGGTATTGTCGCCAGGCGAAATCAAGGCTGACCTGTATGAGCTTTGTCGGGGTGACCATCCTGGCCGGCAGAGTGAAGAAGCCATCACCATGTTCAAGTCGGTGGGGGCAGCGCTGGAAGACCTTGCCGGCGCCATTCTTGCCTACCAGTCAGTCGAGCATTGA
- a CDS encoding GNAT family N-acetyltransferase: MTDAFRIRQLKESEIHIPLELAMEEGWNPGIEDGPAFFTADPNGYFAGEIDGKLINVISAVRYGDTFGFIGLYICKPEFRTMGYGHRIWDHAMAYLGSRVIGLDAVNEQTASYAQHGFKSVYRNIRHAGISMCDTPMDPRLAPLGHGLFPGIRDYDQRFFPAERTQFLKTWAAPMLETRRGFAFVEDGHVRGYGIIRQCHEGYKIGPLFADEPEIADTLFRTLAGQVKGQTIILDTPEPNAAALLMAEKYELSPEFETFRMYRGLAPDLPLDQLYGITTFELG, from the coding sequence ATGACAGACGCGTTCAGGATTCGCCAGCTGAAGGAAAGTGAGATTCACATTCCACTCGAATTGGCGATGGAGGAAGGTTGGAACCCCGGGATTGAAGACGGCCCAGCATTCTTCACAGCCGATCCGAACGGGTATTTTGCCGGCGAAATAGACGGAAAGTTGATCAACGTTATTTCGGCAGTCCGCTACGGCGATACATTCGGCTTCATCGGGCTCTATATCTGCAAGCCCGAATTCCGGACCATGGGATACGGCCACCGGATCTGGGACCATGCAATGGCATATCTGGGGTCTCGGGTCATCGGTCTGGATGCGGTAAATGAGCAGACTGCGAGTTATGCCCAGCACGGGTTCAAATCTGTCTACCGGAACATCCGGCATGCCGGCATCTCAATGTGCGATACGCCCATGGACCCGCGCCTTGCACCACTGGGTCATGGCCTTTTTCCCGGCATACGTGATTATGACCAACGCTTCTTTCCGGCTGAACGCACGCAATTCCTGAAGACCTGGGCCGCCCCCATGCTGGAAACACGTCGCGGCTTTGCCTTTGTCGAAGATGGTCATGTCAGGGGCTACGGCATTATCCGCCAGTGCCATGAAGGCTACAAGATCGGGCCCCTTTTCGCGGATGAGCCGGAAATTGCCGATACCTTGTTCCGCACACTTGCCGGTCAGGTCAAAGGACAGACCATTATCCTCGACACGCCCGAACCCAATGCGGCAGCATTGCTGATGGCGGAAAAATACGAGCTGTCACCGGAATTTGAAACCTTCCGCATGTATCGCGGCCTGGCACCCGATCTGCCTTTGGACCAGCTCTACGGCATCACAACATTCGAATTGGGCTGA